The following are encoded together in the Planococcus antarcticus DSM 14505 genome:
- a CDS encoding GNAT family N-acetyltransferase, with protein MIASLLGGGLMAEATKALLSFGFKNMELNKVEAPIMLENKQSQRLAEKLGMVLEG; from the coding sequence GTGATTGCCTCATTATTGGGGGGCGGGCTGATGGCAGAAGCAACAAAGGCACTGCTTTCTTTTGGTTTCAAGAACATGGAGCTGAACAAAGTGGAAGCTCCGATTATGCTGGAAAATAAACAATCGCAGCGACTTGCTGAAAAACTGGGCATGGTGTTGGAAGGTTAG
- a CDS encoding dicarboxylate/amino acid:cation symporter → MKALWNRYLAASLILKITIALILGVAVGLIFGEQAAVLAPFGDLLLNLLTFLIIPLILFTMMVGINQSSIGDLGRMGGKVFIYYTLSSALAIIVGLTVASLLQPGAGMQLLGNETFDVPENPGITSVLLNIVPSNIFTAFTELNLLGIIFTAFAFGIALSYMRNSSELESLGDHLYKTVNALNEMTLLVLKAVLQYVPIGIFAIMAKTVGNQGLDTLFSLGEMVLVLYAALIVQILIYALVLWVFKVKPLQFFKQARTPILTAFVTQSSSGTLPLTLDAAKNLGLSKSLYGFSLPLGATINMDGAAIRIAVSAVFAANLVGDPLSLSEMLMVVLIGTLASIGTAGVPGAGIVMIATVFVQLGLPIEAVALLTAIDALVGMGCTALNVTGDLVGATVIDKNEKKRKTA, encoded by the coding sequence ATGAAAGCTTTATGGAACCGATACCTTGCTGCTTCATTGATTTTAAAAATTACAATTGCACTTATACTCGGCGTTGCCGTTGGACTCATTTTTGGAGAACAGGCGGCTGTTTTAGCTCCGTTTGGCGACTTGTTGCTAAACTTGCTAACTTTCCTAATTATCCCACTGATTCTTTTCACCATGATGGTTGGCATTAACCAATCTTCAATTGGGGATCTTGGACGCATGGGCGGGAAAGTATTCATTTACTATACGCTCAGTTCTGCACTCGCTATTATTGTCGGTTTAACCGTCGCAAGCTTGTTGCAACCTGGAGCCGGTATGCAACTACTAGGCAACGAAACTTTTGATGTTCCTGAAAACCCTGGGATTACTAGTGTGCTGCTGAACATCGTCCCTTCCAACATCTTTACCGCTTTTACTGAACTTAATCTGCTCGGCATTATTTTTACCGCTTTCGCTTTTGGTATCGCATTGTCCTATATGCGTAATTCCAGTGAACTTGAAAGTTTAGGCGATCATCTTTATAAAACCGTTAATGCGCTAAACGAAATGACGTTGCTCGTGCTGAAGGCTGTTCTTCAGTATGTGCCGATCGGTATTTTTGCTATTATGGCCAAAACGGTTGGGAATCAAGGGCTTGATACGCTCTTTTCTCTCGGTGAAATGGTGCTGGTATTATATGCTGCATTAATTGTTCAAATTTTGATCTATGCTTTAGTGTTATGGGTATTCAAAGTAAAGCCATTACAGTTTTTCAAGCAAGCGCGTACCCCTATACTGACAGCTTTTGTTACACAAAGCAGTTCTGGAACTTTGCCACTGACCTTGGATGCTGCTAAAAATCTCGGATTGTCCAAAAGCCTCTACGGATTCAGCTTGCCGCTCGGTGCGACCATCAATATGGATGGGGCTGCCATTCGTATTGCCGTTTCTGCCGTTTTTGCAGCAAATCTAGTGGGAGATCCATTAAGTCTTTCGGAAATGCTGATGGTCGTTCTAATCGGTACGTTAGCATCTATCGGAACTGCCGGCGTTCCAGGTGCCGGAATTGTCATGATTGCTACCGTATTCGTCCAGTTAGGCTTACCTATAGAAGCAGTCGCATTGCTGACTGCGATCGACGCGTTAGTCGGCATGGGCTGTACAGCGCTGAACGTTACTGGAGATTTGGTGGGAGCCACAGTGATTGATAAAAACGAAAAAAAACGAAAAACTGCATAA
- the gntK gene encoding gluconokinase, with amino-acid sequence MPEQSYYLGVDIGTTSTKAVLFNKSGEVIAGDTVLYALETPSPLIAEQDPEEIFRAVLTSVRKTIRKSDIDTQQLKLVSFSSAMHSLIAVDAVGNLLTQSITWADTRSSKHAKYIKEQLNGHEIYLRTGTPIHAMSPLSKLVWLKDDMPEVCEQAAKFIGIKEFVFNELFGEYVVDHSIASATGLFNLQDLDWDKEALAVAGITAEHLSRPVPTTHQLTGLVSEHAQFMGIPEDVPFIIGASDGVLANLGVDAIEPGVLAVTIGTSGAIRTVTAEPTTDPKGRTFCYALTENHWVVGGPVNNGGIVLRWLRDEFASSEVETAKRLGIDSYDVLTKIAETVNPGADGLLFHPYLTGERAPLWDANARGSFFGLSIHHKKQHMIRSVLEGIVFNLYTVLLAVEELTGEPTRIQASGGFARSGMWRQLMADVFDKPVVIPESFESSCLGAVVLGMYATGEIEDFSIVSEMIGQTHTHEPDEAASGVYRELLPIYIRLSRLLTEEYESISDFQRKHLE; translated from the coding sequence ATGCCTGAACAGTCATATTATCTGGGAGTGGACATCGGTACGACTTCCACCAAAGCAGTTTTGTTTAATAAATCCGGTGAAGTAATAGCAGGGGATACCGTTCTTTATGCGCTCGAAACACCAAGTCCGTTAATAGCGGAACAAGATCCAGAGGAAATTTTTCGTGCGGTATTGACCTCTGTTCGAAAAACCATCCGCAAGAGTGACATCGATACGCAGCAACTAAAACTAGTGTCCTTTAGTTCGGCAATGCACAGCCTCATCGCGGTGGATGCTGTAGGAAACCTGTTGACGCAAAGCATCACCTGGGCAGATACCAGAAGCTCGAAGCACGCCAAGTATATAAAAGAACAGCTGAATGGCCATGAAATTTACTTGCGCACGGGTACACCGATCCATGCCATGTCGCCTTTATCAAAATTGGTGTGGCTGAAAGATGACATGCCGGAAGTCTGCGAACAGGCAGCGAAGTTCATTGGCATTAAGGAATTTGTGTTCAATGAATTGTTCGGAGAGTATGTAGTCGACCATTCGATCGCTTCTGCTACAGGACTTTTCAACTTGCAAGATCTTGATTGGGACAAAGAGGCTTTGGCAGTGGCGGGAATCACGGCTGAGCATTTGTCACGGCCAGTTCCAACAACGCATCAGCTGACGGGACTTGTTTCGGAACATGCACAGTTCATGGGTATTCCCGAAGACGTTCCCTTTATCATCGGCGCAAGCGACGGTGTATTGGCCAATCTTGGCGTTGATGCCATCGAACCGGGTGTTCTTGCCGTGACAATCGGCACGAGCGGCGCCATCCGAACGGTCACTGCTGAACCGACCACGGATCCAAAAGGACGTACGTTTTGTTATGCTTTGACTGAAAACCATTGGGTGGTCGGCGGTCCCGTCAATAACGGGGGGATCGTCTTGCGCTGGCTGCGGGATGAGTTTGCTTCATCTGAAGTGGAAACTGCCAAACGCCTTGGCATCGATTCCTACGATGTGCTGACAAAAATCGCCGAGACGGTCAATCCGGGAGCGGACGGCCTGTTGTTTCATCCGTATTTGACAGGAGAGCGGGCGCCGCTGTGGGACGCCAATGCGCGTGGTTCTTTTTTCGGATTGAGTATCCATCACAAAAAGCAGCACATGATCCGCTCTGTTCTAGAAGGCATTGTCTTTAATTTGTATACGGTGCTACTGGCGGTTGAGGAATTGACCGGCGAACCGACGCGTATCCAAGCATCGGGCGGCTTTGCTCGTTCAGGGATGTGGCGCCAGCTGATGGCGGATGTCTTTGATAAACCGGTAGTCATTCCAGAGAGTTTTGAAAGTTCCTGCCTCGGCGCAGTCGTTCTCGGCATGTATGCCACTGGCGAAATCGAGGATTTCAGCATCGTCTCCGAAATGATTGGCCAGACGCATACACATGAGCCGGACGAAGCGGCTTCCGGTGTCTACCGGGAGCTGCTGCCGATTTACATCCGTTTATCGCGCCTGCTGACAGAAGAATACGAAAGCATTTCAGACTTCCAACGGAAGCATTTAGAGTGA
- a CDS encoding GNAT family N-acetyltransferase, whose product MMNPQEVYRQLPVIETGRVLLRKVTMEDAADLFEYASQPEVCKYLPWQMHQSIADAKVFLSFIMEGYDQQSKLTWAIELKESGKMIGTIDFISWSLKPHKAEIAYV is encoded by the coding sequence ATGATGAATCCACAGGAAGTCTACCGTCAATTGCCGGTAATCGAAACCGGGCGTGTGCTTCTTAGAAAAGTAACGATGGAGGATGCTGCTGATCTGTTTGAGTATGCCTCGCAGCCGGAAGTCTGCAAATACTTGCCGTGGCAGATGCATCAATCGATAGCGGATGCTAAAGTATTTCTGTCCTTTATAATGGAAGGCTATGATCAGCAGTCCAAATTGACCTGGGCTATCGAATTGAAAGAAAGCGGTAAGATGATTGGAACCATCGATTTCATCAGCTGGAGCCTGAAACCCCATAAAGCGGAAATTGCTTATGTGTGA
- a CDS encoding MFS transporter, with protein MNTSKPPLWTKDFIVTALVNFFLVLIFYLLMVTIAVYAVEEYNASTSEAGLVTGIFILGALAGRLVIGRTIDKIGRKRTLVIGLALFTLTTFFYFLNLGLSFLMLNRFLHGMTLGIASTAAGTIVAQIIPMRRKGEGIGYFSLSATLATAFGPFIGLMMSQYSSYEMIFALCLALGVISLIVSLFLDVPPFSAPPVTDETKGFNISDYVEPKAAPIALVCLAIALCYSSVLSFINFYAMEENLVGAASYFFLVYAMAILVSRPFTGRLMDLRGANFIMYPAFAVFAAGLFLLSLSSSSIGLLVAGALIGFGFGNMQSTAQAIAVKLTPPHRMGLATSTFFISMDAGLGFGPYLLGFVIPLIGYSSLYGILGFAVLATAVLYYMMHGKKEREDAALAYK; from the coding sequence TTGAATACTTCAAAACCCCCTTTATGGACAAAGGACTTTATCGTCACTGCCTTGGTGAATTTTTTCTTAGTCCTCATTTTCTATCTCTTGATGGTCACCATCGCTGTGTACGCCGTCGAGGAATATAATGCGTCAACTAGTGAAGCTGGCCTAGTTACTGGAATTTTCATCCTGGGTGCTTTAGCTGGCAGGCTGGTCATTGGCCGCACGATCGATAAAATCGGTCGTAAACGGACCTTGGTCATTGGTCTCGCTTTGTTCACGTTGACCACGTTCTTCTATTTCCTGAATCTCGGACTTTCTTTTCTGATGCTCAACCGCTTTCTCCACGGCATGACATTAGGGATAGCCAGTACGGCAGCTGGAACCATTGTTGCCCAAATCATTCCGATGAGACGCAAGGGAGAAGGCATCGGCTATTTTAGCCTAAGTGCGACTTTGGCAACTGCTTTTGGACCGTTCATCGGGTTAATGATGAGCCAGTACAGCAGCTATGAAATGATTTTCGCGTTGTGCCTAGCTCTTGGTGTGATCAGTTTGATTGTGTCTCTGTTTCTTGATGTACCTCCGTTTTCCGCTCCGCCTGTCACTGACGAAACGAAAGGGTTTAACATTTCCGATTATGTCGAACCGAAGGCTGCGCCGATCGCACTCGTTTGTCTGGCGATTGCTTTGTGCTATTCCAGTGTTCTGTCCTTTATCAACTTCTACGCTATGGAAGAGAATTTGGTGGGTGCTGCCAGCTACTTCTTCCTGGTTTATGCTATGGCAATACTGGTGTCACGTCCATTTACCGGAAGACTGATGGATTTGAGAGGTGCAAACTTCATCATGTATCCGGCATTCGCCGTCTTTGCAGCTGGGCTGTTCTTGTTAAGCCTCTCGAGCAGCAGTATAGGTTTGCTGGTAGCCGGTGCGTTGATCGGCTTTGGCTTCGGCAATATGCAGTCAACGGCACAGGCCATAGCAGTCAAGTTGACGCCACCTCACCGGATGGGTCTTGCCACTTCGACGTTTTTCATTTCGATGGATGCAGGTCTTGGCTTTGGCCCGTACCTGCTGGGCTTCGTGATCCCGCTAATTGGCTATAGTTCTTTGTATGGAATTCTGGGCTTTGCGGTTCTGGCTACTGCAGTCCTGTATTATATGATGCACGGCAAAAAAGAGCGCGAGGATGCTGCTTTGGCTTATAAGTAA
- a CDS encoding PadR family transcriptional regulator, protein MDINKEVLKGHIDTLILSLLHGRDMYGYEIAKIVREKSEEQFELKEGTLYLSLKRLEKNKWIASYWGDEQGPGGRRKYYKLTSLGREGYIEKRLEWKFVKKLMDSFLEGGEEV, encoded by the coding sequence ATGGATATTAATAAAGAGGTATTAAAAGGGCATATCGATACATTAATTCTTTCTCTTTTACACGGAAGAGATATGTATGGATATGAAATTGCCAAAATCGTACGTGAAAAAAGCGAAGAACAATTCGAACTAAAAGAAGGCACACTGTATCTGTCTTTAAAGCGACTAGAAAAAAACAAATGGATCGCTTCTTACTGGGGGGATGAACAAGGGCCGGGTGGAAGAAGAAAGTATTATAAACTCACATCTCTAGGCAGAGAAGGCTATATAGAAAAGCGTTTGGAGTGGAAATTTGTCAAAAAACTCATGGATTCATTTTTAGAAGGAGGAGAAGAAGTGTGA
- a CDS encoding heme oxygenase — translation MYIVTNRIKMKLGFAEKMAPNFARPGALQDMEGFIKVEVTVTQNLTEYDELNVNMYWKTLENFEAWKTSDTFKEAHKRPEASADSDEPKKESPMLGSELVITKIAASIEAKTSN, via the coding sequence ATGTATATCGTAACCAACCGTATTAAAATGAAACTGGGATTCGCAGAAAAAATGGCTCCTAACTTTGCCCGCCCGGGTGCTTTGCAGGACATGGAAGGCTTCATCAAAGTCGAAGTGACGGTTACACAAAACTTGACCGAGTACGATGAGCTGAATGTTAATATGTACTGGAAGACCCTTGAGAACTTTGAAGCCTGGAAAACCAGCGATACCTTCAAAGAAGCCCATAAACGCCCTGAAGCTAGTGCGGACAGCGATGAACCGAAAAAAGAATCGCCTATGCTTGGCAGTGAACTGGTGATCACCAAAATCGCTGCCTCTATTGAAGCCAAAACTTCAAACTAA
- a CDS encoding histidine phosphatase family protein translates to MTTIGLVRHGITDWNIQGIAQGSSDVPLNETGRQQAESLANRLSTEEDWDLIISSDLSRAKETAEIIGKELDLTVSHFDTRLRERSGGKIEGTTEEERLEKWGTDWRKLDLAMENLDEATERGLACIEDILENFSGQRVLLVSHGALIGLTLQGLLPEKFKETSMDNTSITILKNAESQWDCALYNCTVHLAKSESY, encoded by the coding sequence TTGACAACTATTGGTTTGGTACGGCATGGCATCACAGATTGGAACATACAGGGCATTGCCCAGGGCTCTTCGGATGTTCCGTTGAACGAAACGGGCCGACAGCAGGCCGAGTCGCTTGCAAACCGTCTTTCAACAGAAGAAGATTGGGATCTGATCATTTCCAGTGATTTGTCCCGTGCAAAAGAAACGGCTGAAATCATTGGCAAGGAGCTCGATTTGACGGTCAGTCATTTTGACACGCGGCTACGTGAAAGAAGCGGTGGCAAAATCGAAGGCACGACAGAAGAAGAACGTCTTGAAAAATGGGGAACCGATTGGCGCAAGCTCGATTTGGCGATGGAAAACCTGGATGAGGCAACCGAACGAGGACTGGCTTGCATCGAGGACATTCTGGAAAATTTCAGCGGCCAGCGTGTGCTGCTTGTCAGCCACGGGGCTTTGATTGGTCTCACGCTGCAAGGACTCCTTCCGGAAAAATTCAAGGAAACCTCCATGGATAATACATCCATCACGATTTTAAAAAATGCCGAAAGCCAATGGGATTGCGCACTTTATAATTGCACTGTCCACTTAGCGAAAAGTGAAAGCTACTGA
- the gnd gene encoding phosphogluconate dehydrogenase (NAD(+)-dependent, decarboxylating), giving the protein MEIGIIGLGKMGLNLALNVVDHGHKVIGYDSHAEIEESGFNQVSSIEEMVKTLAAPRTLWLMVPAGEITETVIKQLIPLLEEGDAIIDGGNSNYKDTVRRAATLKDHGIFFFDCGTSGGTEGARYGICSMIGGDAEKFKTIEPLLKDISVEDGYLYTGEAGSGHFLKMIHNGIEYGMMQSIAEGFDILNKSPFDYNFEKVADVWNNGSIISSYLMEMTKNAFSKDAKLEGIKGVMNSSGEGKWTVETALDLNVPAPVITLSLMMRYRSLEDDTFAGKVVAAQRNEFGGHAVEKK; this is encoded by the coding sequence ATGGAAATCGGAATTATTGGGTTAGGAAAAATGGGATTGAACTTAGCACTAAACGTGGTGGACCACGGTCACAAAGTTATCGGCTATGACAGTCATGCAGAGATTGAAGAAAGCGGTTTCAACCAAGTTTCTTCTATTGAAGAAATGGTAAAAACACTAGCAGCACCTCGTACGCTTTGGTTAATGGTTCCAGCTGGTGAAATTACAGAAACAGTCATCAAGCAATTGATACCCTTGCTTGAAGAAGGAGACGCCATTATTGATGGTGGAAACTCGAACTACAAAGATACGGTAAGACGCGCGGCGACTTTGAAAGACCACGGAATTTTCTTTTTTGATTGCGGGACAAGTGGTGGAACAGAAGGTGCGCGCTACGGAATTTGTTCAATGATCGGCGGCGATGCAGAAAAGTTCAAAACCATTGAACCGCTCTTAAAGGACATTTCTGTAGAAGACGGCTATTTGTACACAGGAGAAGCCGGTAGTGGCCATTTCCTGAAAATGATCCACAACGGCATTGAATACGGCATGATGCAGTCGATTGCAGAAGGCTTTGACATCCTCAACAAAAGTCCATTTGATTATAATTTCGAAAAAGTTGCTGACGTTTGGAACAATGGCTCCATCATCAGCTCGTACTTGATGGAAATGACCAAAAATGCATTTTCAAAAGACGCTAAACTAGAGGGCATCAAAGGGGTGATGAACTCTTCAGGCGAAGGGAAATGGACAGTGGAAACGGCACTCGACTTAAACGTACCAGCACCAGTTATCACTTTGTCACTAATGATGCGTTACCGTTCATTAGAAGACGATACCTTCGCAGGGAAAGTCGTCGCAGCACAACGCAACGAATTTGGCGGGCATGCAGTAGAGAAGAAATAA
- a CDS encoding MurR/RpiR family transcriptional regulator, protein MKEQQFALAAIRGSYRHFSEKEKKIADYVLNDPKNIIHLTINQIADELGLAESTIFRFCQRIGFKGFQAFKISLAAEVVTPLKDIHEKIEEGDSISAVTEKVFRSNIKTLEDTLQIVDTEAMEQATDKLLKARKIDFYGNGGSAMVAMDGYHKFVRLGLQVSMNLDSHMQLMTASQLQSDDVAIVISHSGSTTDVLDVLRVLKEKGVTIICVTNFAKSPLSKEADIALYTISEETDFRSEALSSRIAQLSLIDALYTNLMIARGNEGKKALQDMREAMSHKRL, encoded by the coding sequence ATGAAGGAACAGCAATTTGCCCTGGCTGCCATACGTGGTAGTTACCGTCATTTCAGTGAAAAAGAAAAAAAGATTGCCGATTACGTATTGAACGATCCAAAAAATATCATTCATTTGACCATCAACCAAATCGCCGATGAATTGGGGCTAGCTGAATCGACTATTTTTCGCTTTTGCCAACGCATCGGCTTCAAGGGATTCCAGGCCTTTAAGATATCGCTTGCCGCAGAAGTGGTGACTCCTTTAAAAGACATCCACGAAAAAATTGAAGAAGGCGACAGCATCAGCGCTGTCACTGAAAAAGTATTTCGCTCCAATATCAAAACACTGGAAGATACCCTTCAAATCGTTGATACAGAAGCGATGGAACAGGCAACCGACAAGTTGCTGAAAGCCCGGAAAATCGACTTTTATGGCAATGGAGGCTCCGCTATGGTGGCGATGGACGGTTACCATAAATTTGTCCGTCTAGGGTTGCAGGTTTCTATGAATCTGGATTCCCATATGCAGCTGATGACCGCGTCACAACTCCAATCGGATGATGTGGCGATTGTCATCTCCCATTCAGGCTCGACCACTGACGTTCTCGACGTTCTGCGGGTTCTGAAGGAAAAAGGTGTCACGATCATTTGTGTCACCAATTTTGCCAAATCGCCTTTATCCAAAGAAGCGGACATCGCGCTATATACAATTTCGGAAGAAACGGATTTCCGCTCCGAAGCCTTGTCATCCCGCATCGCACAATTGAGCTTAATCGATGCTCTTTATACCAATTTGATGATCGCTCGCGGCAATGAAGGCAAAAAAGCCCTTCAAGACATGCGCGAAGCAATGTCGCATAAACGCTTATAA
- a CDS encoding protein phosphatase 2C domain-containing protein: protein MEACRQVQGEAACLIAIRKGEYLYWFSIGDCLLYAFHPELAAFGQYQVNQRQFYEWVGQVNTFEQQVPSFSSGVRELRQGENQLLLTTDGLVECPGAVFSEPESIWQQCRDATATDGVSSLLAIIQKNHVRDSATVVSWKVDVSERASYASNQ, encoded by the coding sequence ATGGAGGCATGTCGGCAAGTGCAGGGGGAGGCGGCTTGTCTGATCGCGATCAGGAAAGGGGAATATCTGTACTGGTTTTCCATCGGTGACTGTCTGTTGTATGCCTTTCACCCCGAACTGGCAGCTTTTGGTCAATACCAGGTCAATCAGCGCCAGTTTTACGAATGGGTCGGACAAGTAAATACCTTTGAACAACAGGTTCCGTCCTTCAGTAGCGGGGTGAGGGAATTGCGGCAAGGAGAAAATCAGCTTCTGTTGACGACAGACGGGTTGGTAGAGTGTCCAGGTGCGGTATTTTCTGAACCCGAGAGCATCTGGCAGCAGTGCAGAGATGCGACGGCGACTGATGGAGTGAGCTCTTTACTCGCAATCATTCAAAAAAACCACGTCCGCGACAGCGCGACTGTGGTTTCGTGGAAAGTGGATGTGTCAGAGCGGGCAAGCTATGCCAGTAATCAGTAG
- a CDS encoding GntT/GntP/DsdX family permease — MSGSTLIMVAVAGIFLLLFLVIRTKLHAFVALLLVSLLVGIAAGMPLNEVITSIQNGMGGTLGFVAVVVGLGAMFGKMLEVSGGAERLAATMISKFGEDKAQWALGVTGFIVAIPVFFDVGFIILVPIVYGLARKTGKSLLHYGIPLLAGLAVTHSFIPPTPGPIAVAELVGAELGWVILFGVLAGIPAMILAGPVFGRFIGKRIHIEIPEYMELEEKEYDKDLPSFGMITSLILIPLVLILLNTLSGVLLEEGNTVREILTFLGHPFVALTIATLLTFYLLGTKRGYSRQEVQDIATKALEPAGIIILVTGAGGVFKQVLIDSGVGDVLGDMMGDSALPPIVLAFLIAAAVRVAQGSATVAMVTAAGLITPLLEMIGMTGPALGLIVIAIASGATVLSHVNDSGFWLVNRYFGMDVKDTLKSWTVMETIIGLTGFVVVLIISFFI; from the coding sequence TTGTCAGGTTCAACGTTGATCATGGTCGCAGTTGCAGGTATATTTTTATTATTATTCTTAGTTATCCGTACGAAATTACACGCTTTTGTGGCATTATTGCTTGTCAGTTTGCTGGTGGGTATAGCCGCTGGCATGCCGCTTAATGAAGTTATTACATCCATTCAAAATGGTATGGGCGGCACACTCGGCTTTGTTGCTGTAGTGGTTGGTCTTGGTGCTATGTTTGGTAAAATGCTCGAGGTATCAGGTGGTGCAGAACGTTTGGCCGCTACGATGATCAGCAAATTTGGTGAAGACAAAGCACAATGGGCATTGGGCGTAACAGGATTTATCGTTGCGATTCCCGTATTTTTTGATGTCGGCTTCATTATTTTGGTGCCGATTGTTTACGGCTTGGCGAGAAAGACAGGCAAGTCGCTATTGCATTATGGGATTCCGCTGTTAGCGGGATTGGCCGTTACGCATAGTTTCATCCCGCCAACTCCAGGACCGATTGCAGTTGCTGAATTGGTTGGTGCAGAGCTTGGATGGGTGATTTTATTCGGTGTCCTTGCAGGTATTCCCGCGATGATTTTGGCTGGACCTGTGTTCGGACGTTTCATCGGAAAACGGATTCATATCGAAATCCCGGAGTACATGGAGCTTGAAGAAAAAGAATACGATAAAGATCTGCCAAGCTTTGGTATGATCACATCGTTGATTTTGATTCCGCTTGTGTTGATCTTATTGAATACCTTATCAGGGGTATTGCTAGAAGAAGGCAATACGGTTCGTGAGATTTTAACATTCCTTGGTCATCCATTTGTCGCGCTGACTATTGCGACATTGCTGACGTTTTATTTATTGGGGACAAAACGCGGCTATTCGCGTCAAGAAGTACAGGATATTGCGACCAAAGCGCTTGAACCTGCCGGAATTATTATCTTGGTAACAGGCGCAGGCGGCGTTTTCAAACAAGTGCTGATTGACTCTGGCGTCGGTGATGTACTTGGTGATATGATGGGCGATTCGGCGTTGCCACCAATCGTCTTGGCATTCCTCATTGCTGCGGCAGTGCGTGTTGCACAAGGGTCTGCAACGGTTGCCATGGTAACAGCAGCTGGTCTTATCACGCCGCTCCTTGAAATGATCGGCATGACGGGACCAGCTCTCGGTTTGATTGTTATTGCGATCGCTTCAGGTGCAACAGTCTTGTCCCACGTCAACGACTCGGGCTTCTGGTTAGTCAACCGATACTTCGGTATGGACGTCAAGGATACATTAAAATCCTGGACAGTCATGGAAACCATTATCGGTCTCACCGGTTTCGTGGTAGTGTTGATCATAAGCTTTTTTATCTAA
- a CDS encoding permease prefix domain 1-containing protein, with amino-acid sequence MKQIEAYVEEVYQGVSGNKKEMNESKAEMKTHLLEAVHELKSEGRPEKEAIEVAIERFGGKQEMRYVVSELFKAQKIFAKWMLSFAIAVLILSLTAFGFLSAFEAENSSENSEVASAVLKILKSSGPLTESMKEEITTLIDGTDQISEVKIYNISDIGPNSVIGYVEKTAPQYQYNKSVWSPVWLLANFYPYGVDDGNQWYVELKTRLIGNWMGIIVFSGLAVYATLFTIWTTINAYHHKRLSIAWIIVFALFNIAGYLVYILIVKRKATFN; translated from the coding sequence GTGAAACAAATAGAGGCTTATGTTGAAGAAGTGTATCAGGGTGTCAGTGGAAATAAAAAAGAGATGAACGAATCAAAAGCAGAAATGAAAACACACTTATTAGAAGCAGTTCACGAATTAAAATCGGAAGGGAGACCAGAAAAAGAAGCCATCGAAGTCGCGATTGAACGATTTGGCGGAAAACAAGAAATGCGTTATGTTGTTAGCGAATTATTTAAAGCACAAAAGATATTTGCTAAATGGATGTTATCTTTCGCAATAGCAGTTCTAATTTTGAGTTTAACAGCGTTCGGCTTTCTTTCTGCATTCGAAGCTGAAAATTCTAGTGAAAATTCTGAAGTTGCATCAGCTGTACTGAAAATCCTGAAAAGTAGTGGTCCACTTACAGAGTCAATGAAAGAGGAAATCACAACCTTGATCGACGGGACAGACCAAATCTCAGAAGTGAAAATCTATAATATCAGTGACATAGGGCCAAATTCCGTAATTGGCTATGTGGAAAAAACAGCACCCCAATATCAATACAACAAATCCGTTTGGTCTCCAGTCTGGCTGTTGGCAAATTTTTACCCTTATGGAGTTGACGATGGAAATCAATGGTACGTTGAATTGAAAACTAGGCTTATAGGCAACTGGATGGGAATCATTGTGTTTTCAGGATTAGCCGTCTATGCAACATTATTTACAATTTGGACAACAATCAACGCGTATCATCATAAACGATTAAGTATCGCTTGGATTATCGTATTTGCTTTATTTAATATTGCTGGATATTTAGTTTACATTTTAATAGTTAAGAGAAAGGCAACTTTTAACTAG